The Candidatus Phaeomarinobacter ectocarpi genome includes a region encoding these proteins:
- a CDS encoding SDR family NAD(P)-dependent oxidoreductase, with amino-acid sequence MQIDGKTAFITGGASGIGFEIAKSLGQEGAQVMIADLDQAKVDEAVEALIALGVTAWGTTCDVADEAAMRAAADKAVAELGGVDILVNNAGVSLGGDTGTIPLKDWRWIIDVNVMGVVHGTEIFTPLLKARGGGHIVNVASMAGHWASPGLSPYCATKFAVVGLSESQRLELEAHKIGVSVLCPGFVRTNIHNAHLGRPSGQTYDDAAGLEAMTAFVEGGMPPEVVGGLTLDAIRDNRLYIFSDPDMSAAIDARRDMIQADYAACAANPRVKAFRESR; translated from the coding sequence ATGCAGATAGACGGCAAGACAGCATTCATTACCGGCGGTGCTTCGGGAATTGGATTTGAAATCGCAAAGTCACTGGGCCAAGAGGGCGCCCAGGTGATGATTGCAGATCTGGATCAGGCAAAAGTTGATGAGGCTGTTGAAGCGCTCATCGCACTTGGCGTGACCGCGTGGGGAACCACATGTGACGTCGCCGACGAAGCCGCCATGCGTGCCGCTGCCGATAAGGCCGTGGCTGAACTCGGCGGCGTTGACATCCTGGTCAACAATGCGGGTGTCAGCCTTGGTGGTGACACGGGCACCATCCCCCTCAAGGACTGGCGCTGGATCATCGACGTCAATGTGATGGGTGTCGTGCATGGCACGGAGATATTCACGCCGCTTCTCAAGGCGCGTGGCGGCGGCCACATCGTCAACGTGGCGTCCATGGCTGGCCATTGGGCAAGTCCTGGCCTCTCTCCCTACTGTGCGACAAAGTTTGCCGTTGTTGGCCTGTCTGAAAGCCAACGCCTTGAACTTGAGGCGCACAAGATCGGCGTCAGTGTTCTGTGCCCTGGGTTTGTGCGTACCAATATCCACAACGCCCATCTCGGCCGTCCCTCGGGCCAGACCTATGACGACGCTGCAGGCCTGGAAGCCATGACAGCCTTTGTGGAAGGCGGCATGCCCCCTGAAGTCGTTGGGGGTCTTACGCTTGATGCAATCCGCGACAACCGCCTCTACATCTTCTCAGACCCTGACATGAGCGCTGCGATTGATGCGCGCCGCGACATGATCCAGGCGGACTATGCAGCCTGTGCTGCAAATCCGCGCGTCAAAGCCTTCCGCGAGAGCCGCTGA
- a CDS encoding MFS transporter, whose product MTSNDSQHGHTLSRPRLYLLALASAVVTANAYYIHPIIAVVAEDFGVSASIIGAVPAFNQIALALGIFFLLPLGDRVSNKRLTSIFVAAQFFAIAGMAFAQDFELFVAGSTLLGFFTIAPYLLPAYVSRRVAPGELGHATAILTTGIIAGILVARAGGGILAEQFGWRSVYYAAAGLMLLVSILLPFIMEPRDRETVPGQSYAELILSIFPIIGRHPDILLSGVIQALSFGIFLAVWMGLGLHLTSPQMGYGVDVVGYLAVFSAISLVTTARLGKWADEVGATKARFVLAIGQLAAVVTLPFFGHSLWLLMIPIILMNLVGPAIDVSGRMTFLSLDPEIRTRLMTIYIVIMFAGGGIFSWAGTIAYDLAGWNGNAVLSVILSILVLGLAALSLRQQRER is encoded by the coding sequence ATGACGTCGAACGACAGCCAGCATGGACACACCCTGAGCAGGCCACGTTTGTATCTGCTCGCGCTGGCAAGTGCCGTCGTCACGGCCAATGCCTACTACATTCACCCGATCATTGCCGTGGTGGCGGAGGACTTTGGTGTCAGTGCATCGATCATTGGTGCGGTGCCCGCCTTCAACCAGATCGCACTGGCATTGGGTATCTTCTTCCTGCTGCCACTGGGTGACCGGGTCAGCAACAAGCGCCTGACATCCATCTTTGTCGCGGCGCAGTTTTTTGCCATTGCCGGAATGGCATTTGCCCAGGACTTCGAGCTGTTTGTCGCAGGTTCGACCCTATTGGGTTTCTTCACCATCGCGCCCTATCTGTTGCCCGCCTATGTGTCGCGCCGTGTGGCCCCCGGTGAGCTTGGCCACGCGACAGCCATTCTCACCACGGGCATCATTGCCGGTATTCTGGTGGCGCGTGCTGGTGGCGGTATTCTGGCGGAGCAGTTTGGCTGGCGCTCGGTCTATTACGCAGCGGCGGGTCTCATGCTCCTCGTCTCCATCCTGCTACCATTCATCATGGAGCCGCGCGATCGCGAGACAGTACCTGGCCAGAGTTACGCCGAGCTGATCCTCTCAATCTTTCCGATCATCGGCCGCCATCCCGACATCCTTTTATCCGGCGTCATCCAGGCGCTGAGCTTTGGCATTTTTCTGGCAGTATGGATGGGCCTTGGCCTTCATCTGACCAGCCCGCAAATGGGCTATGGTGTGGACGTGGTTGGCTATCTGGCGGTCTTCTCCGCCATCAGCCTTGTCACGACGGCACGCCTTGGGAAATGGGCAGATGAGGTGGGTGCCACCAAAGCCCGCTTCGTGTTGGCCATAGGTCAACTCGCCGCCGTTGTGACCCTGCCATTCTTTGGACATAGCCTGTGGCTGTTGATGATCCCGATCATCTTGATGAACCTGGTCGGCCCTGCCATCGACGTGTCCGGACGCATGACGTTCCTCAGTCTCGACCCTGAAATCCGCACCCGCCTGATGACGATCTATATCGTCATCATGTTTGCAGGTGGCGGCATTTTCAGCTGGGCAGGAACCATCGCGTATGACCTGGCAGGATGGAACGGCAATGCCGTCCTGTCGGTGATCCTGTCCATCCTCGTCCTTGGGTTGGCGGCCCTGAGCCTGCGGCAGCAGCGCGAGCGCTAG
- a CDS encoding pirin family protein, whose product MSWQPSQDADCNGETGCAPVRAVITPKPKDIGGFEVRRVLPSIEARSIGPFVFFDHMGPAMLPAGQGIDVRPHPHIGLSTLTWLFDGSMMHRDSIGAVQEIKPGEVNWMTAGSGIVHSERSPDHFRDSDARIEGIQTWHALPAEDEEIDPTFEHYPMEDIPVVDHGGVRVALIAGGAFGMVSPMKVYSETLYADVRMQPGTQFGVPVGVEERALYVVDGEIEVAGDTFGKMQMLVLDQHVTPAITSPHGAHLMLIGGAPIGPRKLWWNLVSTRPERIEQAKQDWQEGRFAKVPGEEEFIPLPEK is encoded by the coding sequence ATGAGCTGGCAACCATCACAGGACGCAGACTGCAACGGCGAAACCGGGTGCGCACCGGTAAGGGCGGTCATCACACCAAAGCCAAAGGACATCGGTGGCTTTGAGGTGCGCCGGGTACTGCCGTCGATTGAGGCGCGATCCATCGGCCCGTTTGTGTTCTTTGACCATATGGGACCCGCGATGTTGCCTGCCGGACAAGGCATCGATGTACGCCCGCATCCCCATATCGGCCTATCAACCCTGACCTGGCTGTTTGATGGCTCCATGATGCACCGCGACAGCATCGGCGCGGTTCAGGAAATCAAGCCGGGTGAAGTCAACTGGATGACGGCCGGGTCCGGGATTGTGCACTCGGAGCGCTCGCCGGATCATTTTCGTGACAGTGACGCGCGCATTGAAGGCATTCAGACCTGGCACGCCTTGCCTGCGGAAGATGAAGAGATTGATCCCACATTTGAGCACTACCCCATGGAAGATATTCCAGTGGTGGACCATGGCGGCGTGCGTGTGGCGCTGATCGCCGGCGGGGCCTTTGGCATGGTGTCGCCGATGAAGGTCTATTCAGAAACGCTGTATGCGGATGTTCGCATGCAGCCCGGCACGCAGTTTGGCGTTCCCGTCGGGGTTGAAGAGCGTGCCCTTTATGTTGTTGACGGAGAAATAGAGGTCGCGGGCGATACGTTTGGGAAAATGCAGATGCTGGTGCTCGACCAGCATGTGACCCCGGCCATAACTTCGCCACACGGCGCACATCTGATGTTGATTGGTGGCGCTCCCATTGGTCCGCGCAAACTCTGGTGGAACCTGGTGTCTACCCGGCCTGAGCGTATTGAGCAGGCCAAGCAGGACTGGCAGGAGGGCCGCTTTGCCAAGGTGCCCGGCGAAGAAGAATTCATTCCGCTTCCGGAGAAGTAA
- a CDS encoding alpha/beta fold hydrolase: protein MLRFASLAIAALLALLTGVFWMVYAPLPDSPARPAVGYSYQAERDGRAIEYFANGDGPVVVLMASAGREVSDFNELVTILVANGFRTIAIEAPGIGGSALPDKPVSLRDLAADIDTVLAREKVSGPVVVLGHAFGNRVVRAFAHDHAPRVRAAILIAAGGQKPVPVEASKALRAAFDPTVPADVREANIRMAFFAGDNPIPDYWKVGWYRDTATLQGKSWQQMGDEPWQAAGGVPILVVQADSDTVAPKEDASDVLAEEFAGRVEVALIEDAGHALLPEQPDAIAQAILSYLDRLN, encoded by the coding sequence ATGCTGAGATTTGCCTCCTTGGCCATTGCCGCGTTGCTAGCGCTTCTCACTGGAGTATTCTGGATGGTCTATGCCCCCCTGCCTGACAGCCCCGCTCGCCCTGCTGTTGGATATTCCTATCAAGCCGAACGGGATGGCCGTGCAATTGAGTATTTCGCCAATGGTGACGGGCCGGTTGTGGTTTTGATGGCCAGCGCCGGGCGCGAAGTGAGCGACTTCAATGAACTGGTGACAATACTGGTGGCCAATGGATTTCGAACCATCGCAATTGAAGCCCCGGGCATTGGTGGATCTGCCTTGCCGGACAAGCCTGTGAGCCTGCGCGATCTTGCTGCTGACATCGATACAGTCCTTGCCAGAGAAAAAGTGAGCGGTCCGGTGGTGGTGCTGGGCCATGCCTTTGGCAATCGCGTGGTGCGCGCCTTTGCCCATGATCATGCACCGCGCGTGCGGGCAGCGATATTGATTGCCGCCGGTGGACAAAAGCCTGTGCCCGTTGAGGCCAGCAAGGCCCTGAGGGCAGCATTTGATCCGACCGTTCCTGCAGACGTGCGCGAAGCGAATATCCGCATGGCGTTTTTTGCCGGCGACAATCCCATACCGGACTACTGGAAGGTTGGCTGGTACAGGGATACGGCCACATTGCAGGGCAAGTCGTGGCAGCAAATGGGCGACGAGCCATGGCAGGCGGCTGGTGGCGTGCCCATTCTTGTGGTGCAGGCGGACAGCGACACGGTGGCGCCCAAAGAGGATGCGTCAGACGTTCTGGCTGAAGAATTTGCCGGGCGCGTTGAGGTTGCCCTCATCGAGGACGCGGGACACGCGCTGCTTCCAGAGCAGCCGGACGCGATAGCGCAAGCAATCCTCAGCTATCTCGACCGGCTGAACTAG